The following are from one region of the Saccharomyces kudriavzevii IFO 1802 strain IFO1802 genome assembly, chromosome: 12 genome:
- the MEC3 gene encoding Mec3p (similar to Saccharomyces cerevisiae MEC3 (YLR288C); ancestral locus Anc_6.85), translating into MKLKLIVNGCEAPDDYKLLRTTINTVASLRKTAILRFNSERLAIISTPKSSLNSSSNGTILRGDTGQLWCTIPQDVFRLYTVVSARELNTITMECNCDSLLSVFKRYDRVMNQGSSSNMTIKLQSMPEWNTNNGTLSGGTTGGVDTTSKPNPICALGIMFEEIVHTSGPNDAVVVNGGIDDHNNLPTTVSTGNLLTSNKVIMHSFKVPVKLLFRVQDMRIQEPMINYIQLMMYKLPPISGEFGSAFHGFIRRVERYTNVNHIHLVGVKKKEHGSGGDDVELKIIVNELDWHLEICWNGPLDSVIQQQEASSANPSQTHNMNTNPQQEEGSLPIIDADKPMSSLYVNARDREEEENARYDEDLLRIEDSEVVDSRNNYTADTSDGTEFNDISVMVEKAEQESSSTHEVIIRCKDWKVCSKLYAAFEEVVLAISHDESCVFHCSLDRGSSEDSEDMEKPRERGQIIYYMARSKGL; encoded by the coding sequence ATGAAGCTAAAATTGATAGTAAATGGTTGTGAAGCGCCAGATGATTACAAATTATTGAGAACTACTATCAATACGGTAGCTTCGCTAAGAAAGACAGCTATCTTGAGATTTAATAGCGAAAGGTTGGCAATTATATCCACTCCCAAATCGTCACTGAATAGTAGTAGCAACGGTACAATCTTACGAGGAGATACCGGGCAACTTTGGTGTACCATCCCTCAGGATGTGTTCAGACTATATACAGTTGTATCGGCTCGTGAGCTCAATACAATAACAATGGAGTGTAATTGCGATTCTTTATTGAGTGTCTTCAAGAGATACGATCGTGTAATGAACCAGGGATCGTCTTCTAATATGACCATAAAGCTACAGTCAATGCCAGAATGGAATACAAACAATGGAACCCTTTCAGGAGGAACAACAGGAGGTGTGGATACGACATCAAAACCGAACCCCATCTGTGCGTTAGGTATAatgtttgaagaaattgtaCACACCAGCGGCCCAAATGATGCTGTGGTCGTGAATGGTGGGATAGACGATCACAATAATCTACCAACAACAGTGAGTACAGGAAATTTGCTCACAAGTAACAAGGTTATCATGCATTCATTCAAAGTGCCTGTCAAATTATTATTCCGTGTCCAAGACATGCGAATACAAGAACCTATGATTAACTATATTCAATTGATGATGTACAAGTTGCCGCCAATTTCGGGTGAGTTCGGTTCTGCCTTCCATGGGTTTATTAGGCGTGTCGAACGGTATACTAACGTCAATCACATTCATTTAGTGggagtaaaaaaaaaagagcatGGAAGTGGAGGCGATGACGTAGAACTCAAGATAATCGTGAATGAATTAGATTGGCATTTGGAAATATGTTGGAATGGTCCTTTAGACTCTGTGATACAACAGCAAGAAGCCAGCTCAGCTAATCCTTCACAAACCCATAACATGAACACGAATCCCCAGCAGGAAGAGGGATCTCTTCCCATTATTGACGCAGACAAACCAATGTCTTCACTGTACGTCAATGCCAGAGATAGAGAGGAGGAGGAGAACGCCCGCTATGATGAAGACCTTCTAAGAATTGAAGATAGCGAAGTCGTAGACTCACGAAATAATTACACGGCTGACACCAGCGATGGTACGGAATTCAATGATATATCCGTGATGGTAGAAAAGGCAGAACAAGAGAGCTCATCCACTCATGAAGTAATCATTCGCTGCAAAGACTGGAAAGTTTGTTCCAAATTATATGCAGCATTTGAAGAGGTTGTCTTGGCAATTTCTCACGACGAATCCTGTGTATTCCACTGTTCGCTAGATCGTGGCAGTTCCGAGGATAGCGAGGATATGGAAAAACCGAGGGAGAGGGGACaaattatatattatatggCAAGATCGAAGGGCTTATAA